In Parageobacillus sp. KH3-4, the genomic window TGCATAAATAGCTACCATCATCAAAAACTATCTTTTTTTGAATACCGCTGCAGTAAAACCAAAAGGACACCAAACGAGCTTGAGCTCATTCAGCGTCCTTCAATCGGCCGCCAAGAATTTTGTGTAATGTAAATAACAGGATGCATATGGATAAATTTAGAATAATAAAGAGACGGTTTGTCCCACTTAAAAGACTGAAATTTCTGTCTATTGTCGGCATAATCAGTTCTAGTTTTTCTTTCACAAATTGGCGAACAACACTTTCCAGTTAATTACAGTTTATGATTTATTTCACTTTTTAGTATTTCAGCCAAGGCACCATATACAACCTGAACACCCGACCCCTTCTTAAACACACCTTTGGCTTTAAGTTCTTGTTTCCATAGTTGATCAGACGCCACTTTCTCAATATCCTTAACAGTTACTCTTAAGCGAGTAATGCATGCATCGACATCAACAATGTTTTCCTTTCCTCCAAGTGCCTCAATTACTTTTTCTACATCTATATCTTTCAATAGCGCGTCTTTCTTAGAATAGAGTTTATTTTCACTATCTTCGCCCCTGCCAGGCGTTTTTAAATTTAGTTTTACTATTAAAATTTTAAATACATAGTAATAAATAAATGCATAAACTACTCCTAAAATTAATATCCATACGTAGTTGGTCTTACTATTGCCTTGTAGTAACCCAAAAAGGGTAAAGTCAATAAATCCTCTTGAAAAAGTACATCCAACGGCAACATCAAGTGCGTATAAAACTGCATAGGATATTCCTTCTAAAACTGCATGTATTCCATAAAGTAATGGAGCAGCAAATAAGAATGTAAATTCAATCGGCTCCGTGATACCTGTAAGAAAAGAAGTTAAAGCTGCCGAAAAAAGCAATCCTCCAACCACTTTTTGATTTTTTTTATCAGCAGTTTTGTACATAGCTAAAGCTGCAGCAGGCAAACCAAACATCATCGGTAAATACCCGCCAGTAAAATATTTGGTGGCTTCAGCAGAAAATTTTACGGTGTTAGGGTCAGCAAGCTGTGCAAAGAAAATTCTTTGTCCCCCTTGTACAAGCTGTCCGGCAACTTGCATTTCTCCTCCGAGTGAAGTATACCAAAATAAAGGATAAATAGCATGGTGTAACCCAAATATATTAAGTATTCTCATACCAGTCCCATAGAAAAACATACCTACCGGACCAGTCGAACCAAAAAATTCAGAAAATTTAGAAATGCCTAAATGAATATATGGCCATATAAAAGGAATTATAGCACCTATGATGCTAATAAAGAAAACTGTGACAATTGGCACAAATCTAACCCCTGAAAAAAATGATAATGCTTCAGGAAGTTTTTTATTATAAAATTTATTTGTAAGAATAGATGAAACAACGCCTACAATAATTCCTCCAAGCACTCCTATTTTCACAGTAAATATCCCTAGTTCATATCCATAAACATTTGACCGTTCGGTAGCTTCAAGATTGCTAAGCCCTTGCTTTAGATAATAATCAATGCTTGTAGTTTCTGGTGTATACCCTAAAAAACCTAATATTTTACTAATTACTATATGCATAACTATAAAACCAATTCCAGCAGATAATGCAGCTGTTCCCTTTTCTTGCAATGCTAACCCTGCTGCAACGCCAATCGCGAAAATAAAAGGAAGATTATTAAAAACAGCTTCACCAATACCAGCCATAATAGTTAAAATGTAATGTAAAAACGTTCCTTCCCCAAAAATTCCTTCAAGTCCATATGTTTTCAGCATGACTTGGTTTGTAAAAGAAGCACCTATTCCTAACATCAATCCTGCTATAGGCAATACAGCGATTGGAACCATGAAAGCTTTTCCCAAACGTTGTAGTCTTTCAAACATATAGTCTCCCTCCTTGAATTATTTTATTATGCTGTTGCCTTTCTTTATTTAAAGAAGTATTTTGCTGCTCACCCCCTTTTCCTGCTTCTCGCCTCTTTTTAGAAACATATTTTGCAAATTTAAACACAGTCCCAACAAAAGAAATCGACTATTAACTACAAACCGATTTATAGGAATCGCTTTCAAAAAATTAAAGATGATTCGCATTAGTTTCCTTGGCATTGAAACATTTTTGCTAATTATTGCTTTTGCCTAGTATTTGTACAAATCTTTTGGTGATCTCCTGCGGTCTAGTAATAGCTGTCCCCACAACCGCCGCATGTACTCCAATATCCATAACCTTTCTTAATTGCTCCGGTGTCCAAATCCCTCCTTCTGCAATAACTGGCACGCTGAGTCTATTTACAAGCGTTTTCATAAGATGAAAATTGGGTAAACTAACTCCTTTTGTATATTCTGTATATCCACTCAAGGTAGTACCCACAATATCAAATCCAAGTTCTTCAGCAGTTACTCCTTCTTCAAAATCAGAGATATCCGCCATAAGAATGATCTGGGGAAATTCTTTTTTAACTTGCCTAACAAAATCTTTTAACATGATGTTATTCGGTCTTTTTCGTTTGGTGGCATCCACCGCAACTATTTCTGCCCCTGCTTGAACTACTTCCCTGACCTCTTCTATTGTAGGAGTGATATATACTTCACTATCAGGATAGTTTCTTTTTACAATTCCTATAACTGGTAAATTTACCTTCTCCTTGATAGCAACAATATCTTTTCCGCTATTAGCTCTGATTCCAACCGCTCCCCCCATCTGTACTGCAAGAGCCATTTTTGACATTATATACGAACCATGTAAAGGCTCATGTTCTAATGCTTGGCATGATACAATTAGCCCCCCTTTTATCGCATTGAAAATTTCTTCCTTTTTCATAACTGTCACCCGCCGTAAAATGTTTGTTATAACTAATATTCTAATTATTTAAAATTACACAAATATAATTAATTGTCGAAATTCATTTGTTAATCAAAGTATACCACCATTAAGAGGATTTTTCCACCTATTTTAAATTATTTTTAGGATTTATCCTCCATTTTTATAGATCTTTCAAGACAATTTTGCACTAAAAATTTTTATATGTTAGACTTTTATACAAAAAACAAATATTACAATTGAGAGGGTTTTGTACAATGTTAGAATGCGATAAAGAAATATGGACATATATACATAGCATTTATGATTCTCTTACTAAATCTGAACGTAAAGTAGCCGATATTATCTTGTCTCAACCAAAAAAGATTTTGTACATGTCTGTCAGTGATATAGCACAAGAAGCAGGAGTTGGTGATACTACAGTTCTCAGGTTTTGCAGAAAAGTCGGTTTTAAAAGTTTTCAGTCATTTAAACTATCTTTAGCCCAAGATATTTCCAAAAATGAAGACCACTTAACACTTATCAACGAAGATTTATCCCCGGGCGACTCCTTAGACGTGATAGCACAAAAGGTAGTAATGAACAATGTTAGGGTAATTAATGAAACTTTATCGCTCCTAAATATCAAAGAATTGGAAAGAGCCGTTGACGCTTTTATACAAGCCCGTAAAATTGAATTATTTGCCGTGGGCTCATCTTCTATAACAGCACAAGATACTGCAGCCAAATTCATGAGAATAGGAATGAATATAAACTCATTTGTGGATTTTCACTTACAACTAATGGCGGCCTCTCTTTTAACTTCGGAAGATGTAGCAGTCGGGATTTCGTTCTCAGGAAGCTCTAAGGATACATATGATGCCTTAAAAATTGCCAAAGAGTCGGGAGCCAAAATTATCAGCATAACACATCACGCAAAATCTCCGATAACTAAAATTTCCGATATCGTTTTAGTGCACGGATCAAAAGAAGGGCCTTTACAAGGTGGAGCACTTTCATCAAAAATTTCCCAAATTACTGTCATTGACATTCTTTACCACGCCGTTTTTATGAGGTTAGGAAACACAGCGATAGAAAACAAGAAAAAAACCTCAAAAGCCATAACAAATAAACTAACATAAACTAAACTTGTAGCATTACTTTTAAAAAAAAGAAAATATTCCCATCGCCTTGCACTATGACAGGTGGTACAATCTGTTGTATCCCTAAAGAATCTCTTTTGAACGCAAATTAAAAACGTCGATCCCCCAGCATAAAGCCAACTTTTCTAAAAAAGTGCGACAAAAATATTGCGCAACTCTTTGCTTTCAAGAACGTGTTGCAAAACGTATAACGAATGCATAAATACACATAAAAAATCCACCACCTTGGAAATCATATACAGTGACCAAAAAACAACTCTCCAAGGGGTGGACACTATCATGATTTCCAATTTAAACAACGAACATGCATGGCCTTATGAAATTGATCCACTTTTAGCATCCTTATTTCGATATATCGACTCGCTGTCGTTGCCGGAAACATCGTATGTGACAGGAAGGCCGCCAGTATCGAAAAAATCGTTGTTGAAATGTTTCTTTTTGAAAACCTATTTTTCCATTGATTCCTTGCGAAAATTAGTGCGCATTCTGCAGCGTTTTCGCTGTTTTCAACGGGCCTGTGGGCTTGGTGAAGTCCCTCACCTTTCTACGTTTTCCCGTGCGGCGAAGTGGTTTAGGGAACAAGGATTTCCTGTTTTTCATGCACAGCTGCTCAAAGATCTAGAAGTACGTTATCCGCAAATCGTGCTGATCGACAGCACGGCCCTTCGAAGCAGTCTTTACGATTCACAGGCAAAGTGGGGAGTGTCCACCCGATATCACTGGTTTAAAGGATATAAGCTCCATCTGTGCACTACTGCCGAGGGAATCATTTTATCTCATGTGTTGACCACCGCAAATCGAAATGATGCGGCAGTAGCACCAGAATTGCTTGTTTCTTTAAAGCAGTGGGATATCGAATTGGTATTGGGCGATGCCGCGTATGACAGCGAAAAGGTTCGTCAAACTGCAGAGCAGTCAGGAATCCTATTCATTTCCCCTATCAACCGCCGCAATAGCGAGGAGCGAAAAGATGCCTATGGACGGGTTGTTCCTGTCTTTTTGAAAACGAGATTTGGCCAATGGCTGTTTGGACTTCGCCGCGAGATAGAACGGGTATTTAATGAGTTAAAAAGTGACGGGGTGGAACAGCCGCGATGGTATGGATTTCATCGATATTTACTGCATGTGTTATGCTGTATCCTTATGCATAACTTCGAGTTTTTACTCTAGTTTTGCAACACCATCTTTCAATAAAAGGGTTGCATTTTTTGTTAACCACATCACCGTTTGATTAACGACTTTCGCATTTTGACAGATCAAGTGTTCTACACTGATTTCAAGCAATTTGTCAACCCAAACATTGTATTATCTATTTGGGTCATTTTGATGATCACGTAGTCAAGAAAGTGAATTTTTTTCTTCAGAAGTCCTGCCTACACAACACCTCATGCAGAATTTCATACTGCCTGCGCCACTTTCCAGCTTTTCGTTTCTGACTAATGTGGCAATGGATACATAAAAAGACTAAGGCAAAACATGATCCATGCCCCCTTTTTCAATGGCTCTGTTAATCAGCATTCGCGGAAATTTATTTAAGCCCAATCAAATTGAACAAAAGTCCTATATTATAAACTGAAGGCAAATAAATGGAGGTGAAATTAAATGAGTGCTGGAGGATATGCAGGTGCCGGCCTTGCGTTTATCGTTGTTCTGTTCATCTTATTGATCATTGTTGGTTGTGGCTGCTTTGGTGGTTACGGAAGAGGGTATGGCTTTGGCGGTTATGGCCCAGGGTTTGGATTCTGGTAAATCCCCTTTCCTATGTGGATTTGAAAATTGTTAAATGATTACACTTCCCGTTATTTGTTGAACTGCGAGTGCCATGGTTAAACAAGACGCACAAAAAAGACCGATTTCTTTCGGTCTTTTTTGTGCGGTCTAAAATTCAACACCGAAATTTAACAGGCCAATTAAAAAAGGCGGAGTTCTCACTCTAACGGATTCCGTTTGAAGGCGCAAAAATTAACATCCATTTGGACTAATTAAAAAAGCAGGGATTTTTTATCAAAACCTAAAAAATAAAGGTAAGCACATATTAGTCATGCTTAATATGTTTGCATACCTCTTGTTTTTCTTATCCCACTGACACTCCTAAGTTATTTTTAGCACCATAAGTTCTCGAAACTGTTGAAAAAGCAGCTTTCCAACTAGAAGTGCTATTAAAGTTACAACAATTACTAGTTAACATAACTGGCCCAT contains:
- a CDS encoding YjcZ family sporulation protein: MSAGGYAGAGLAFIVVLFILLIIVGCGCFGGYGRGYGFGGYGPGFGFW
- a CDS encoding PTS transporter subunit EIIC, with the translated sequence MFERLQRLGKAFMVPIAVLPIAGLMLGIGASFTNQVMLKTYGLEGIFGEGTFLHYILTIMAGIGEAVFNNLPFIFAIGVAAGLALQEKGTAALSAGIGFIVMHIVISKILGFLGYTPETTSIDYYLKQGLSNLEATERSNVYGYELGIFTVKIGVLGGIIVGVVSSILTNKFYNKKLPEALSFFSGVRFVPIVTVFFISIIGAIIPFIWPYIHLGISKFSEFFGSTGPVGMFFYGTGMRILNIFGLHHAIYPLFWYTSLGGEMQVAGQLVQGGQRIFFAQLADPNTVKFSAEATKYFTGGYLPMMFGLPAAALAMYKTADKKNQKVVGGLLFSAALTSFLTGITEPIEFTFLFAAPLLYGIHAVLEGISYAVLYALDVAVGCTFSRGFIDFTLFGLLQGNSKTNYVWILILGVVYAFIYYYVFKILIVKLNLKTPGRGEDSENKLYSKKDALLKDIDVEKVIEALGGKENIVDVDACITRLRVTVKDIEKVASDQLWKQELKAKGVFKKGSGVQVVYGALAEILKSEINHKL
- a CDS encoding transposase, with protein sequence MISNLNNEHAWPYEIDPLLASLFRYIDSLSLPETSYVTGRPPVSKKSLLKCFFLKTYFSIDSLRKLVRILQRFRCFQRACGLGEVPHLSTFSRAAKWFREQGFPVFHAQLLKDLEVRYPQIVLIDSTALRSSLYDSQAKWGVSTRYHWFKGYKLHLCTTAEGIILSHVLTTANRNDAAVAPELLVSLKQWDIELVLGDAAYDSEKVRQTAEQSGILFISPINRRNSEERKDAYGRVVPVFLKTRFGQWLFGLRREIERVFNELKSDGVEQPRWYGFHRYLLHVLCCILMHNFEFLL
- a CDS encoding N-acetylmannosamine-6-phosphate 2-epimerase; this translates as MKKEEIFNAIKGGLIVSCQALEHEPLHGSYIMSKMALAVQMGGAVGIRANSGKDIVAIKEKVNLPVIGIVKRNYPDSEVYITPTIEEVREVVQAGAEIVAVDATKRKRPNNIMLKDFVRQVKKEFPQIILMADISDFEEGVTAEELGFDIVGTTLSGYTEYTKGVSLPNFHLMKTLVNRLSVPVIAEGGIWTPEQLRKVMDIGVHAAVVGTAITRPQEITKRFVQILGKSNN
- a CDS encoding MurR/RpiR family transcriptional regulator; protein product: MLECDKEIWTYIHSIYDSLTKSERKVADIILSQPKKILYMSVSDIAQEAGVGDTTVLRFCRKVGFKSFQSFKLSLAQDISKNEDHLTLINEDLSPGDSLDVIAQKVVMNNVRVINETLSLLNIKELERAVDAFIQARKIELFAVGSSSITAQDTAAKFMRIGMNINSFVDFHLQLMAASLLTSEDVAVGISFSGSSKDTYDALKIAKESGAKIISITHHAKSPITKISDIVLVHGSKEGPLQGGALSSKISQITVIDILYHAVFMRLGNTAIENKKKTSKAITNKLT